A single window of Nicotiana sylvestris chromosome 5, ASM39365v2, whole genome shotgun sequence DNA harbors:
- the LOC104238530 gene encoding glucan endo-1,3-beta-glucosidase-like — MEMSNKKTSPFLSILFISAIFIQCFPYVSSIGVNYGTLGNNLPPPSQVAQFLKDKTIIDKIKIFDVNPDILRAFANTGISVTVTVPNGEIHKLLDIGYAKSYVEANIKPFYPQTKIDVIAIGNEILHWETPEVQNKLVPAMRTFYQALIQSGINTIKVSTPHSLGILLSSNPPSMARFRPGWDVGILAPMLQFLRETKGPFMANPYPYFAYNPQQVDFLLFKQNNGVFDRFSKKLYTNMFDMLLDSVFMSMKRLGYGDVEIIATETGWPSLGESFEPQCTVENAASYNGGLLRKYVSGAGTPLMPHRKIETYIFGLFNENTKPGSAAERNFGLFRPDFTPVYNIGIMKGEPLPPKPLPQPALPQPQPLPRGRRHPGKPHVPRPGKPAPNLPAQPIPKPVLGKKFCMPKPEATDAQLQTNIDWICTNQGVDCRPVQAGGLCFDPNTVRSHAAFVMNSYYQTKGRNDFNCDFSGSAVIVFADPSYGTCKYLS, encoded by the exons ATGGAGATGTCTAACAAAAAAACATCTCCATTCCTTTCCATCTTGTTCATTTCAGCTATCTTTATTCAATGTTTTCCTTATGTTTCCTCCATAGGTGTTAACTATGGCACCCTTGGCAACAACCTACCTCCACCATCTCAAGTTGCTCAATTTCTCAAAGACAAAACCATAATCGACAAAATCAAGATTTTCGACGTTAATCCAGACATCTTAAGAGCTTTTGCCAACACAGGAATCTCAGTTACTGTCACTGTCCCAAATGGTGAAATTCACAAATTGTTGGACATAGGCTATGCTAAGAGTTATGTGGAAGCTAATATTAAGCCATTTTATCCACAAACCAAAATTGATGTTATTGCTATAGGAAATGAGATTCTCCATTGGGAAACACCAGAAGTACAAAATAAATTAGTCCCTGCAATGAGAACCTTTTATCAAGCTCTAATTCAATCTGGAATTAATACAATCAAAGTATCAACACCACATTCTTTAGGAATTTTATTATCATCAAATCCACCAAGTATGGCTAGATTTAGACCAGGATGGGATGTTGGTATTTTAGCACCAATGTTACAATTTTTACGCGAAACGAAAGGACCTTTTATGGCTAATCCATATCCATATTTTGCTTACAATCCACAACAAGTTGATTTCCTTTTGTTTAAACAAAACAATGGAGTTTTTGATAGGTTTAGTAAGAAATTGTACACAAACATGTTTGATATGTTGTTGGATTCTGTGTTTATGTCAATGAAGAGACTTGGTTATGGAGATGTGGAAATTATTGCAACTGAAACAGGTTGGCCTTCTTTAGGTGAAAGTTTTGAGCCACAATGTACTGTGGAAAATGCAGCTTCTTATAATGGTGGATTGCTTAGAAAATATGTTTCTGGGGCAGGGACACCATTGATGCCACATAGGAAAATTGAGACTTATATTTTTGGTTTGTTTAATGAGAATACTAAACCAGGTTCTGCTGCTGAGAGAAATTTTGGATTGTTTAGGCCTGATTTTACACCAGTTTATAATATTGGAATCATGAAAGGAGAGCCCCTGCCACCAAAG CCTCTTCCACAACCAGCATTGCCACAACCACAGCCATTGCCAAGAGGGCGAAGACACCCCGGAAAGCCTCATGTTCCAAGACCAGGAAAGCCAGCGCCAAACCTCCCTGCACAGCCAATTCCAAAACCAGTTCTAGGCAAGAAATTCTGCATGCCAAAGCCAGAGGCTACAGATGCACAATTACAAACCAATATAGACTGGATATGTACTAATCAAGGTGTGGATTGCCGCCCTGTTCAAGCTGGAGGTCTTTGCTTTGACCCCAACACTGTTAGATCTCATGCTGCCTTTGTCATGAATTCTTACTATCAAACTAAGGGACGTAATGACTTCAACTGTGATTTTTCGGGCTCTGCTGTCATCGTCTTTGCTGATCCAA GTTATGGTACATGCAAATACCTATCTTGA
- the LOC104238531 gene encoding DNA replication complex GINS protein PSF2 — translation MGSQSDPHAFAFSAAELEFLAEDETVEIVPNMRLEPLHLISGDFGPFRPQIATQVPLWLAVALKKRGKCTIRPPEWMSVEKLTQVLEAERDSEKFQSLPFHYVEISRLLFDHAREDIPDIYMVRSLIEDIKDVRFHKIGTGLEIISKEVTYALRLKNLSAMEANIVRPFVTQALQTFHKLNTSEAIPESGSIPSRQRQPVNQRDKRVLKGR, via the exons ATGGGTAGCCAATCTGATCCTCACGCTTTCGCATTTTCAGCAGCCGAG TTGGAGTTTCTAGCGGAAGATGAAACGGTTgaaattgtgccaaacatgagattggaaCCTCTCCATCTTATATCT GGAGATTTTGGACCTTTCCGTCCACAAATAGCAACACAGGTGCCTCTCTGGTTAGCAGTTGCTTTGAAAAAGAGAGGGAAATGTACTATCAGACCTCCTGAATGGATGTCCGTTG AAAAGTTAACCCAAGTTCTGGAAGCTGAAAGGGATTCTGAAAAGTTCCAATCATTACCATTTCATTACGTTGAGATCTCGAGGCTTCTTTTTGATCA TGCGCGCGAAGATATTCCTGACATCTATATG GTAAGGTCTCTTATTGAAGATATTAAGGATGTGCGGTTTCACAAAATTGGAACTGGTTTGGAGATAATTTCTAAGGAGGTCACATACGCGTTGAGG CTTAAAAATCTCTCAGCAATGGAGGCAAACATAGTACGCCCATTTGTTACCCAAGCTTTGCAGACATTTCATAAGCTAAATACTTCAGAAGCAATACCGGAATCAGGCAGCATTCCGAGCAGACAGCGCCAACCAGTGAATCAGAGGGACAAA CGTGTGCTGAAAGGTAGATGA